One stretch of Armigeres subalbatus isolate Guangzhou_Male chromosome 2, GZ_Asu_2, whole genome shotgun sequence DNA includes these proteins:
- the LOC134209439 gene encoding uncharacterized protein LOC134209439, with product MTQEALDFALSDRAVERRTDKRARDSPGIKRFKQNAKRRRESANQKSGPTEVANVGERRKKKARTKRASRPPEEGSQPDQDNLRSDGPWQTVVNKPKVKAAVTRPARARQKGEALLIKTEKERYADVLKPMRSAEKLADLDKEVRNIRRTRAGEMILVLRKGSQANGTSYGALAQEVLGESVEVRALHDEVTLQCKQLDEVTTSEEIASAIKDQGGVVVANASIRLRRGPQGTQIATVKLPAIDANKVIKVGKLKVGWSVCPVSLYQPPVVDKCFRCLEPGHKSWACKGPDRSNLCRRCGEEGHKAHTCEKAPSCKLCQLLWQSVVEARTDVAILSDPYRIPADNGNWVADRSKSAAICTTGRYPIQEVLNTRAEDLVGSKPVVIAGDFNAWAIEWGSRFTNRRGQTLLEAFAKLDVVLCNEGSKSTFQRNGVESIIDVTFCSPSLVGDMQWMVDDGYTHSDHLAIRYRIGSEARRESRRATPTTRSWKVAYFDGGTFSEAMGLEENTGSLSGDELVAVLSRACDATMPRKVRPRNCRPQVYWWSDEIAALRAACLRARKRKGHAWRK from the exons ATGACACAGGAGGCGTTAGATTTTGCCCTCAGCGACAGAGCGGTAGAGAGGAGAACAGATAAGCGAGCCAGGGACTCGCCTGGCATTAAGCGCTTTAAACAGAACGCAAAAAGGCGTCGGGAGAGCGCAAATCAGAAGAGCGGGCCCACGGAAGTTGCAAACGTGGGAGAACGGCGTAAGAAGAAAGCGAGGACGAAACGAGCCAGTCGGCCACCGGAGGAGGGAAGCCAACCCGACCAAGACAACCTGCGGTCGGACGGTCCCTGGCAAACGGTAGTAAATAAACCGAAGGTGAAAGCGGCAGTCACGCGCCCGGCGAGAGCCAGACAGAAGGGTGAAGCACTTCTCATTAAAACAGAGAAAGAGCGCTACGCCGACGTGCTCAAGCCGATGCGCAGCGCCGAGAAACTGGCGGATCTTGATAAAGAGGTTCGTAACATAAGGCGGACGAgagcgggcgagatgatccttgtcTTAAGGAAGGGCTCACAGGCGAACGGTACCTCATATGGAGCGCTAGcccaggaagtcctaggcgagagcgTAGAAGTGAGGGCTCTACACGACGAAGTGACTCTCCAATGCAAgcagctggacgaggtcacgacatCGGAAGAGATCGCCTCGGCCATCAAGGACCAAGGTGGAGTGGTGGTAGCAAATGCGTCCATCCGTCTGCGAAGAGGACCGCAGGGGACGCAGATTGCCACGGTGAAGTTACCGGCCATCGACGCTAACAAGGTGATCAAAGTTGGTAAGCTGAAAGTTGGCTGGTCAGTATGTCCAGTCAGCCTCTACCAACCACCGGTAGTCGACAAGTGCTTCCGCTGCCTCGAACCGGGACACAAATCGTGGGCGTGCAAAGGGCCGGATAGGAGTAACCTATGTAGGCGATGCGGCGAAGAGGGCCATAAGGCGCACACGTGCGAGAAAGCACCATCGTGTAAGCTATGC cagttgctgtggcagtcggtagtAGAAGCGAGAACGGACGTCGCTATCTTGTCggacccgtaccgcatccccGCGGATAATGGGAACTGGGTAGCGGATAGATCCAAATCAGCGGCGATTTGTACGACGGGAAGATACCCGATCCAGGAAGTGCTGAACACAAGAGCGGAGG ACCTAGTGGGTAGCAAGCCAGTAGTAATTGCAggagacttcaatgcgtgggcgatAGAGTGGGGAAGTCGCTTTACTAACCGGAGAGGGCAAACGCTGCTAGAGGCTTTCGCCAAGCTGGATGTCGTGCTGTGCAACGAAGGCTCCAAAAGTACCTTCCAGCGAAACGGAGTGGAATCGATAATAGACGTaacgttctgcagtccaagtTTGGTCGGTGATATGCAGTGGATGGTCGACGACGGTTACACCCACAGTGACCATCTAGCTATCCGGTACAGGATAGGCAGCGAGGCAAGAAGAGAAAGCCGGAGAGCTACTCCCACAACCCGGTCGTGGAAGGTCGCCTACTTCGACGGTGGGACCTTCAGTGAAGCTATGGGTCTGGAAGAAAACACGGGAAGTTTAAGCGGCGACGAACTGGTTGCGGTCCTGTCTCGAGCTTGTGACGCGACCATGCCGAGGAAGGTGCGACCACGGAACTGCAGGCcacaggtatactggtggagcgatgaaattgcagcccttcgaGCAGCCTGTCTCCGGGCTAGAAAACGCAAAGGACACGCTTGGCGGAAGTGA